From the Pseudomonas sp. SORT22 genome, one window contains:
- a CDS encoding AAA family ATPase codes for MTSLHADEAFLGHYQLNHDPFAARVPGFKFFPAQRKPVLGQLHHLARYSQLLLVVTGPQGSGKTLLRQALVASTNKQSVQSVVVSARGASDAASLLGQVAQSLGVAQAEVPDILAQVVQLALTGQEVYLLVDDAEQLGESALQALLELAAGTPEGRPHVFLFGEPSLIAGLEELNAEQERFHVIELEPYSEEETREYLEQRLEGAGRGIEVFSSEQIVDIHQNSDGWPGTINQVARDTLIEAMIASRTTAKRPSMGFNMPKKHVLALSAVVVVAVAAAVLMPKKGDQAPTAPAEQAQLPLGEGQPGNAQSNNGGPAIEFAGNSQPMPLPLVGQSQPVMRGPLAESTGMGEGEESTPAGETALQPSTPPTVTTIAPPAGVTAGPAPTPAQPVAPVQQSVAPAASKPVAPAAKPAPTQVATAKPAPKPAEKPAAKPAAGGSWYAGQKPGNYVVQILGTSSEASAQAYVKAQGGDYRYFKKTLQGKPLYVITYGNFASRDAALAAIKALPAKVQAGKPWPRTVASVQQELASTR; via the coding sequence ATGACTAGTTTGCATGCCGACGAGGCCTTTCTCGGCCATTACCAGTTGAACCACGACCCCTTCGCTGCACGGGTGCCGGGTTTCAAATTCTTCCCAGCCCAGCGCAAGCCGGTACTCGGCCAATTGCACCACCTGGCCCGCTACAGCCAGTTGCTGCTGGTGGTCACTGGCCCTCAAGGCAGTGGCAAGACCCTGCTGCGCCAGGCCCTGGTGGCCAGCACCAACAAGCAATCGGTGCAGAGCGTGGTGGTTTCCGCCCGTGGCGCCAGCGATGCCGCCAGCCTGCTCGGCCAGGTGGCCCAGTCATTGGGCGTGGCCCAGGCTGAAGTCCCGGACATCCTTGCCCAGGTGGTACAACTGGCGCTGACCGGGCAGGAAGTCTATCTGCTGGTGGACGATGCGGAACAACTTGGCGAGTCGGCACTCCAAGCCTTGCTGGAGTTGGCGGCGGGTACCCCGGAAGGGCGTCCGCATGTCTTCCTGTTTGGCGAGCCGTCACTGATCGCCGGGCTGGAAGAGCTCAATGCCGAGCAGGAGCGCTTTCATGTCATCGAGCTTGAGCCCTACAGCGAAGAAGAAACCCGTGAATACCTCGAGCAGCGCCTGGAAGGTGCCGGGCGGGGCATCGAAGTGTTCAGCAGTGAGCAGATCGTTGATATTCACCAAAACTCTGACGGCTGGCCCGGGACTATCAACCAGGTTGCCCGCGATACCTTGATCGAAGCCATGATCGCCAGCCGGACCACGGCGAAGCGACCATCAATGGGGTTCAATATGCCGAAGAAACATGTGCTGGCGCTGTCTGCAGTTGTCGTGGTCGCCGTCGCGGCCGCCGTGCTGATGCCGAAGAAGGGTGATCAGGCGCCAACTGCCCCTGCCGAACAGGCGCAACTGCCGCTGGGCGAAGGTCAGCCAGGCAATGCCCAATCGAACAACGGCGGCCCGGCGATCGAATTCGCCGGCAATTCGCAGCCGATGCCACTGCCGCTGGTAGGTCAGTCGCAACCGGTCATGCGTGGCCCGCTGGCCGAGTCTACCGGCATGGGTGAAGGCGAAGAGTCGACGCCAGCCGGCGAAACCGCGCTGCAACCCTCTACTCCGCCGACCGTCACCACTATCGCGCCACCGGCAGGAGTCACCGCTGGCCCTGCGCCAACCCCGGCGCAACCGGTTGCACCTGTGCAGCAGTCGGTAGCACCTGCTGCCAGCAAGCCGGTTGCTCCTGCAGCCAAGCCTGCGCCAACCCAGGTTGCAACCGCCAAGCCTGCGCCCAAGCCCGCCGAGAAGCCGGCCGCCAAGCCCGCAGCCGGTGGTAGCTGGTACGCCGGGCAGAAGCCGGGCAATTATGTCGTGCAAATCCTCGGCACCAGCTCCGAAGCGTCGGCCCAGGCCTACGTCAAGGCTCAGGGTGGCGACTATCGCTACTTCAAGAAAACCCTGCAGGGCAAGCCGCTGTACGTCATCACCTACGGCAACTTCGCCAGCCGTGATGCCGCCCTGGCTGCAATCAAGGCCTTGCCAGCCAAGGTCCAGGCTGGTAAACCTTGGCCTCGTACCGTCGCCAGCGTCCAACAAGAACTGGCCTCGACCCGCTGA
- a CDS encoding MFS transporter — translation MKTAVAPHAHELPPAPLDEIVATLNESWIEKGTPAFLRTVLALFCGGFATFALLYCVQPMMPLLSQEFSISAAQSSLILSVSTGMLAFGLLITGPISDRIGRKPVMVFALFCAALCTIVSALMPSWHGVLLTRALLGLSLSGLAAVAMTYLSEEIHPQHIGLAMGLYIGGNAIGGMSGRLITGVLIDFVSWHTAMLVIGGLALIAAAVFWKILPESRNFRPRSLHPRSLLDGFTLHFRDAGLPWLFLEAFLLMGAFVTLFNYIGYRLLAEPYHMSQALVGLLSVVYLSGIYSSAQIGALADKLGRRKVFWATILLMFSGLLMTLLSPLALIIVGMLVFTFGFFGAHSVASSWIGRRATKAKGQASSLYLFSYYAGSSVAGTAGGVFWHQAGWNGIGLFIGSLLVVALLVAVHLSRLPAKA, via the coding sequence GTGAAAACTGCTGTTGCGCCACACGCCCACGAATTGCCCCCTGCTCCGCTGGACGAAATCGTCGCCACCCTCAACGAAAGCTGGATCGAAAAAGGCACCCCGGCCTTTTTGCGCACCGTACTGGCGCTGTTCTGCGGCGGCTTTGCCACCTTTGCCCTGTTGTATTGCGTACAGCCGATGATGCCGCTGCTGTCGCAGGAATTTTCCATCAGTGCCGCGCAGAGCAGCCTGATCCTCTCGGTGTCCACCGGCATGCTGGCCTTCGGGCTGCTGATCACCGGGCCGATTTCCGACCGCATCGGGCGCAAGCCAGTGATGGTCTTCGCCCTGTTCTGCGCCGCGCTGTGCACCATCGTCAGCGCCCTGATGCCCAGCTGGCACGGCGTGCTGCTGACCCGCGCGCTGCTCGGGTTGTCGCTCAGCGGCCTGGCGGCGGTAGCCATGACCTACCTGAGCGAAGAGATCCACCCCCAGCACATTGGCCTGGCCATGGGCCTGTACATCGGTGGCAATGCCATCGGCGGCATGAGCGGGCGGCTGATCACCGGGGTACTGATCGACTTCGTCAGCTGGCACACGGCGATGTTGGTGATCGGTGGCCTGGCGCTGATTGCTGCGGCGGTGTTCTGGAAGATCCTCCCCGAATCGCGCAACTTCCGCCCGCGCTCGCTGCACCCGCGCAGCCTGCTCGACGGCTTTACCCTGCACTTTCGCGATGCAGGCTTGCCGTGGCTGTTCCTTGAAGCCTTCCTGCTGATGGGCGCGTTCGTCACCCTGTTCAACTACATCGGCTATCGCCTGCTGGCCGAACCCTATCACATGAGCCAGGCGCTGGTCGGGCTGCTGTCGGTGGTGTACCTGTCGGGCATCTACAGCTCGGCGCAGATCGGCGCCCTGGCCGACAAGCTGGGCCGGCGCAAGGTGTTCTGGGCAACCATTTTGCTGATGTTCAGCGGCTTGTTGATGACCCTGCTCAGCCCCTTGGCGCTGATTATCGTCGGCATGCTGGTGTTCACCTTCGGCTTTTTCGGCGCGCATTCGGTGGCCAGCAGCTGGATCGGCCGCCGGGCGACCAAGGCCAAGGGCCAGGCGTCGTCGTTGTACCTGTTCAGTTACTACGCGGGGTCGAGTGTGGCGGGTACAGCGGGCGGGGTGTTCTGGCATCAGGCGGGGTGGAACGGCATCGGCCTGTTCATTGGCAGCTTGCTGGTGGTGGCGTTGCTGGTGGCGGTGCACCTGAGCCGGTTGCCGGCCAAGGCCTGA
- the hemE gene encoding uroporphyrinogen decarboxylase, producing MTALKNDRFLRALLKQPVDVTPVWMMRQAGRYLPEYRASRAKAGDFMSLCMNPQFACEVTLQPLDRYPLDAAILFSDILTIPDAMGQGLYFETGEGPRFKKVVSTLADIEALPIPDPQKDLGYVMDAVSTIRRELNGRVPLIGFSGSPWTLATYMVEGGSSKDFRKTKAMLYDNPQAMHLLLDKLAQSVISYLNGQILAGAQAVQIFDTWGGNLSAAAYQEFSLAYMRKIVSGLIREHEGRKVPVILFTKNGGLWLESIADAGADALGLDWTCDIGEARQRVGSKVALQGNMDPTVLYAKPEAIRAEVGRILASYGKGSGHVFNLGHGITPEVDPEHAGAFINAVHELSAQYHQ from the coding sequence ATGACTGCCTTGAAGAACGATCGTTTTCTGCGCGCCCTGCTCAAGCAACCCGTAGACGTCACCCCGGTGTGGATGATGCGCCAGGCCGGCCGCTACCTGCCGGAATACCGCGCCAGCCGCGCCAAGGCCGGCGACTTCATGAGCCTGTGCATGAACCCGCAGTTTGCCTGCGAGGTCACCCTGCAGCCGCTGGACCGCTACCCGCTGGACGCCGCGATCCTGTTCTCGGACATCCTCACCATCCCCGACGCCATGGGCCAGGGCCTGTATTTCGAAACCGGCGAAGGCCCGCGCTTCAAGAAGGTCGTCAGCACCCTGGCCGATATCGAGGCGCTGCCGATCCCTGATCCGCAAAAGGACCTGGGCTACGTCATGGACGCGGTCAGCACCATCCGCCGCGAGCTCAACGGCCGCGTGCCGCTGATCGGCTTCTCCGGCAGCCCCTGGACGCTGGCCACCTACATGGTCGAAGGCGGCTCGTCGAAAGACTTCCGCAAGACCAAGGCCATGCTCTACGACAATCCGCAGGCCATGCACCTGCTGCTCGACAAACTCGCGCAGTCGGTCATCAGCTACCTCAACGGGCAGATCCTCGCCGGCGCACAAGCGGTGCAGATCTTCGACACCTGGGGCGGCAACCTGTCGGCGGCGGCCTACCAGGAGTTCTCCCTGGCCTACATGCGCAAGATCGTCAGCGGCCTGATCCGCGAGCACGAAGGGCGCAAGGTGCCGGTCATTCTCTTCACCAAGAACGGCGGCCTGTGGCTGGAAAGCATCGCCGATGCCGGCGCTGATGCCCTGGGCCTGGACTGGACCTGCGACATCGGCGAAGCGCGCCAGCGCGTCGGCAGCAAGGTTGCCCTGCAGGGCAACATGGACCCGACCGTGCTGTACGCCAAGCCAGAGGCCATTCGTGCCGAAGTCGGGCGCATCCTCGCCAGCTACGGCAAGGGCAGCGGTCATGTGTTCAACCTTGGCCACGGCATCACCCCCGAGGTTGATCCGGAGCACGCCGGCGCGTTCATCAACGCTGTGCACGAGCTGTCGGCGCAATACCACCAGTAA
- a CDS encoding FAD-dependent oxidoreductase, with protein sequence MAERLSNDFQFIEVGRKDPKKKLLRQRKKEFVEIYEPFKPQQSAEQAHRCLGCGNPYCEWKCPVHNFIPNWLKLVSEGNILAAAELSHQTNTLPEVCGRVCPQDRLCEGACTLNDGFGAVTIGSVEKYITDTAFAMGWRPDMSKVKPTGKRVAIIGAGPAGLGCADVLVRGGVTPVVFDRNPEIGGLLTFGIPEFKLEKTVLSNRREVFTGMGIEFRLNTEVGKDVSMEQLLEEYDAVFMGMGTYTYMKGGFPGEDLPGVHDALDFLVANVNRNLGFEKSPEDFVDMKGKKVVVLGGGDTAMDCNRTSIRQGAKAVTCAYRRDEANMPGSRKEVKNAKEEGVKFLYNRQPIAIVGEDKVEGVKVVETRLGEPDARGRRSPEPIPGSEEIIPADAVVIAFGFRPSPAPWFEQFSIQTDSQGRVVAPEKNTYKHQTSNPKIFAGGDMVRGSDLVVTAIFEGRNAAEGILDYLGV encoded by the coding sequence ATGGCTGAACGTCTCAGCAATGACTTCCAGTTCATCGAGGTCGGGCGCAAGGATCCGAAGAAGAAACTGTTGCGTCAACGCAAGAAAGAGTTCGTGGAAATCTACGAACCCTTCAAACCCCAGCAATCGGCCGAGCAGGCCCACCGCTGCCTGGGTTGTGGCAACCCGTACTGCGAGTGGAAGTGCCCGGTGCACAACTTCATCCCCAACTGGTTGAAGCTGGTTTCCGAAGGCAACATCCTCGCCGCCGCGGAGCTGTCGCACCAGACCAACACCCTGCCGGAAGTCTGCGGCCGGGTGTGCCCGCAGGACCGCCTGTGCGAGGGTGCCTGTACCCTTAACGACGGCTTCGGCGCGGTGACCATCGGTTCGGTGGAGAAGTACATCACCGACACCGCCTTCGCCATGGGCTGGCGCCCGGACATGTCCAAGGTCAAGCCGACCGGCAAGCGCGTCGCCATCATCGGCGCCGGCCCGGCCGGCCTGGGCTGCGCCGACGTACTGGTGCGCGGCGGGGTAACCCCGGTGGTGTTCGACCGCAACCCGGAAATCGGCGGCTTGCTGACCTTCGGCATCCCCGAGTTCAAGCTGGAAAAGACCGTGCTGAGCAATCGCCGCGAAGTCTTCACCGGCATGGGCATCGAGTTCCGTCTCAATACCGAGGTGGGCAAGGATGTCAGCATGGAGCAACTGCTCGAGGAATACGATGCGGTGTTCATGGGCATGGGCACCTACACCTACATGAAGGGCGGCTTCCCCGGTGAAGACCTGCCGGGCGTGCACGATGCCCTGGACTTCCTGGTGGCCAACGTCAACCGCAACCTGGGCTTTGAAAAGTCGCCGGAAGATTTCGTCGACATGAAGGGCAAGAAGGTCGTGGTCCTCGGTGGTGGCGACACGGCGATGGACTGCAACCGCACCTCCATCCGCCAGGGCGCCAAGGCCGTGACCTGTGCCTACCGTCGTGACGAGGCGAACATGCCCGGCTCGCGCAAAGAGGTGAAGAACGCCAAGGAAGAGGGGGTGAAGTTCCTCTACAACCGCCAGCCGATCGCGATCGTCGGGGAAGACAAGGTCGAAGGTGTGAAGGTGGTCGAGACCCGTCTCGGCGAGCCGGACGCCCGTGGCCGCCGCAGCCCCGAGCCGATCCCGGGTTCCGAAGAGATCATCCCGGCCGATGCCGTGGTCATCGCCTTCGGTTTCCGTCCGAGCCCGGCGCCGTGGTTCGAGCAGTTCAGCATCCAGACCGACAGCCAGGGCCGCGTGGTGGCGCCGGAGAAGAACACCTACAAGCACCAGACCAGCAACCCGAAGATCTTCGCCGGTGGCGACATGGTCCGCGGTTCCGACCTGGTGGTGACGGCGATCTTCGAGGGGCGCAATGCCGCCGAGGGGATCTTGGATTACCTGGGCGTCTGA
- a CDS encoding NirD/YgiW/YdeI family stress tolerance protein — protein sequence MKTRYLALLLAPLFSTAALAAGYTGPGAQSVTTVAAANDAADDTPVVLQGYVIKKVNNDDKYEFKDTTGTITVEIDDEDLPAVAFNDKTKVKLTGEVEKHLMSREVDVDLVEVIN from the coding sequence ATGAAAACCCGTTACCTCGCTCTGCTGCTTGCCCCGCTGTTCAGCACCGCTGCCCTGGCCGCCGGCTACACCGGCCCTGGCGCCCAGTCGGTGACCACGGTGGCTGCCGCCAATGACGCCGCTGACGACACCCCGGTTGTGCTGCAAGGCTACGTCATCAAGAAAGTGAACAACGATGACAAGTACGAGTTCAAGGACACCACCGGCACCATCACCGTCGAGATCGATGACGAAGACCTGCCGGCAGTAGCCTTCAACGACAAGACCAAGGTCAAGCTGACCGGTGAAGTCGAGAAGCACCTGATGAGCCGTGAAGTGGATGTCGACCTGGTTGAAGTGATCAACTAA
- the gltB gene encoding glutamate synthase large subunit: MKTGLYHPEEFKDNCGFGLIAHMTGEPSHHLLQTAIQALTCMTHRGGINADGKTGDGCGLLMQKPDQFLRAVAREQFATELPKQYAVGMVFFNQDNAKAEAARANMNREILAAGLQLVGWRKVPIDTSVLGRLALERLPQIEQVFIGGEGLSDQEFAIKLFSSRRRSSVANAADTDHYICSFSHKTIIYKGLMMPADLAAFYPDLSDERLQTAICVFHQRFSTNTLPKWPLAQPFRFLAHNGEINTITGNRNWAQARRTKFANDLIPDLEELGPLVNRVGSDSSSMDNMLELMVTGGIDLFRGVRMIIPPAWQNVETMDADLRAFYEYNSMHMEAWDGPAGVVLTEGRHAVCLLDRNGLRPARWVTTKNGYITLASEIGVWDYKPEDVIAKGRVGPGQIFAVDTETGQILDTDAIDNRLKSRHPYKRWLRQNALRIQADLSDDQGVASYDADQLKQYMKMFQVTFEERDQVLRPLGEQGQEAVGSMGDDTPMAILSQRVRSTYDYFRQQFAQVTNPPIDPLREAIVMSLEICLGAERNIFQESPEHASRVILSSPVISPAKWRSLMNLDRPGFERQLIDLNYVESLGLEAAVRNIADQAEEAVRSGKTQLVLSDRHIAPGKLPVHASLAVGAVHHRLTELGLRCDSNILVETATARDPHHFAVLIGFGASAVYPYLAYEVLADLIRTGEVLGDLEEVFKYYRKGISKGLLKILSKMGISTVGSYRGAQLFEAVGLSEEVVNLSFRGVASRLKGARFVDIENEQKLLAAEAWSARKPIQQGGLLKFVHGGEYHAYNPDVVNTLQAAVQQGDYAKFKEYTALVDKRPVSMIRDLLKVKTLEQPLELSEIEPLEAILKRFDSAGISLGALSPEAHEALAEAMNRLGARSNSGEGGEDPARYGTIKSSKIKQVATGRFGVTPEYLVNAEVLQIKVAQGAKPGEGGQLPGGKVNGLIARLRYAVPGVTLISPPPHHDIYSIEDLSQLIFDLKQVNPQALVSVKLVAEAGVGTIAAGVAKAYADLITISGYDGGTGASPLTSIKYAGAPWELGLAETHQTLRGNDLRGKVRVQTDGGLKTGLDVIKAAILGAESFGFGTAPMIALGCKYLRICHLNNCATGVATQNDKLRKDHYIGTVDMVVNFFTYVAEETREWLAKLGVRSLGELIGRTDLLEMLPGETEKQKHLDLSPLLGSPHVPADKPQFCEVDRNPPFDKGVLAEKMVDMALPAIRDLSGAEFELDICNCDRSIGARISGEIARLHGNQGMAKAPITFRFKGTAGQSFGVWNAGGLNMYLEGDANDYVGKGMTGGKLVIVPPAGSPFATQHSAIIGNTCLYGATGGKLFAAGTAGERFAVRNSGAHAIVEGTGDHCCEYMTGGFVCVLGKTGYNFGSGMTGGFAYVLDMDNSFVDKLNHELVEIQRISGEAMEAYRSHLQRVLAEYVEETNSEWGRELWENLDDYVRRFWLVKPKAANLKNLLSSTRANPQ; encoded by the coding sequence ATGAAAACAGGTCTGTACCATCCCGAAGAATTCAAGGATAACTGTGGTTTCGGCCTGATCGCCCATATGACGGGCGAACCCAGCCACCACCTTTTGCAAACGGCCATCCAGGCCCTGACCTGCATGACCCACCGCGGTGGGATCAACGCCGACGGCAAGACCGGCGACGGTTGCGGTCTGCTCATGCAAAAGCCCGATCAGTTCCTGCGTGCCGTGGCCCGCGAACAGTTCGCCACTGAGCTGCCCAAGCAATATGCGGTCGGCATGGTGTTCTTCAATCAGGACAACGCCAAGGCTGAAGCCGCGCGCGCCAACATGAACCGCGAGATCCTCGCGGCCGGCCTGCAACTGGTGGGCTGGCGCAAAGTGCCGATCGACACCAGCGTCCTCGGCCGCCTGGCCCTGGAGCGCCTGCCGCAGATCGAGCAGGTGTTCATTGGCGGTGAAGGCCTGAGCGATCAGGAATTCGCCATCAAGCTGTTCAGTTCGCGTCGTCGCTCTTCGGTGGCCAACGCCGCCGACACCGACCACTACATCTGCAGCTTTTCGCACAAAACCATCATCTACAAAGGCCTGATGATGCCGGCGGACCTCGCCGCCTTCTATCCGGACCTCAGCGACGAGCGCCTGCAAACCGCGATCTGCGTGTTCCACCAGCGCTTCTCCACCAACACCCTGCCGAAATGGCCGCTGGCGCAGCCGTTCCGCTTCCTCGCCCACAACGGCGAGATCAACACCATCACCGGTAACCGCAACTGGGCCCAGGCGCGGCGCACCAAGTTCGCCAACGACCTGATCCCGGACCTCGAAGAACTCGGCCCGCTGGTCAACCGCGTCGGTTCCGACTCCTCGAGCATGGACAACATGCTCGAACTGATGGTCACCGGCGGCATCGACCTGTTCCGCGGCGTGCGCATGATCATTCCGCCGGCGTGGCAGAACGTCGAGACCATGGACGCCGACCTGCGCGCGTTCTACGAATACAACTCCATGCACATGGAAGCATGGGACGGCCCGGCCGGCGTGGTACTGACCGAAGGCCGCCATGCGGTGTGCCTGCTCGACCGCAACGGCCTGCGCCCGGCGCGCTGGGTCACCACCAAGAACGGCTACATCACCCTGGCGTCGGAAATCGGCGTGTGGGACTACAAGCCTGAAGACGTGATCGCCAAGGGCCGGGTCGGCCCGGGGCAGATCTTTGCCGTGGACACCGAAACCGGGCAGATCCTCGACACCGATGCCATCGACAACCGCCTCAAGTCGCGCCATCCGTACAAGCGCTGGCTGCGCCAGAATGCCCTGCGCATCCAGGCCGACCTCAGCGATGACCAGGGCGTGGCCAGCTACGATGCTGACCAGCTCAAGCAGTATATGAAGATGTTCCAGGTCACCTTCGAAGAGCGTGACCAAGTGCTGCGTCCGCTTGGCGAACAAGGCCAGGAAGCGGTCGGCTCGATGGGCGACGACACGCCGATGGCGATTCTTTCGCAGCGCGTGCGCTCGACCTACGACTACTTTCGCCAGCAATTCGCCCAGGTCACCAACCCGCCGATCGATCCGCTGCGTGAAGCGATCGTCATGTCGCTGGAGATCTGCCTGGGCGCCGAGCGCAACATCTTCCAGGAATCCCCAGAGCACGCCTCGCGGGTGATCCTCAGCTCGCCGGTGATCTCGCCCGCCAAGTGGCGCTCGCTGATGAACCTCGACCGCCCCGGCTTCGAGCGTCAGTTGATCGACCTCAACTACGTCGAGAGCCTGGGCCTGGAAGCGGCGGTGCGCAACATCGCCGATCAGGCCGAAGAAGCCGTGCGCAGCGGCAAGACCCAGCTGGTGCTGAGCGACCGCCATATCGCCCCGGGCAAACTGCCGGTGCATGCCTCGCTGGCCGTCGGTGCGGTGCATCACCGCCTGACTGAACTGGGCTTGCGCTGCGACAGCAACATCCTGGTGGAAACCGCCACCGCCCGCGACCCGCATCACTTTGCCGTGCTGATCGGCTTCGGCGCTTCGGCGGTGTACCCGTATCTGGCCTACGAAGTGCTGGCCGACCTGATCCGTACCGGCGAAGTGCTCGGTGATCTTGAAGAGGTCTTCAAGTACTACCGCAAGGGCATCTCCAAGGGCCTGTTGAAGATCCTCTCGAAGATGGGCATCTCGACCGTCGGTTCCTACCGGGGTGCACAGCTGTTCGAAGCCGTCGGCCTTTCGGAAGAAGTGGTCAACTTGAGCTTCCGTGGCGTTGCCAGCCGCCTCAAGGGCGCACGCTTCGTCGACATCGAGAATGAGCAGAAGCTGCTCGCCGCCGAAGCCTGGAGCGCGCGCAAGCCGATCCAGCAGGGTGGCCTGCTGAAGTTCGTCCACGGTGGCGAGTACCACGCCTACAACCCGGACGTGGTCAACACCCTGCAGGCCGCCGTGCAGCAGGGCGACTACGCCAAGTTCAAGGAATACACCGCACTGGTCGACAAGCGTCCGGTGTCGATGATCCGCGACCTGCTCAAGGTGAAAACCCTGGAGCAGCCGCTGGAACTGAGCGAGATCGAACCGCTGGAAGCGATCCTCAAGCGCTTCGACTCGGCCGGTATCTCCCTCGGCGCGCTGTCGCCAGAGGCTCACGAAGCTCTGGCCGAGGCGATGAACCGCCTGGGCGCGCGCTCCAACTCCGGTGAGGGCGGCGAAGACCCGGCCCGCTACGGCACCATCAAGAGCTCGAAGATCAAGCAGGTGGCCACCGGCCGCTTTGGCGTCACTCCCGAGTATCTGGTCAACGCCGAAGTGCTGCAGATCAAGGTTGCCCAGGGCGCCAAGCCGGGTGAAGGCGGCCAGCTGCCAGGCGGCAAGGTCAACGGCCTGATCGCCCGGCTGCGTTACGCCGTGCCTGGCGTGACCCTGATTTCACCTCCGCCGCACCACGACATCTACTCGATCGAAGACCTCTCGCAGCTGATCTTCGACCTCAAGCAGGTCAACCCGCAGGCGCTGGTCTCGGTCAAGCTGGTGGCAGAAGCCGGTGTTGGCACCATCGCCGCCGGCGTGGCCAAGGCCTATGCCGATCTGATCACCATCTCCGGCTATGACGGTGGCACCGGCGCTTCGCCGCTGACCTCGATCAAGTACGCCGGCGCGCCGTGGGAACTGGGCCTGGCCGAAACCCACCAGACCCTGCGCGGCAACGACTTGCGCGGCAAGGTCCGGGTGCAGACCGACGGCGGCCTGAAAACCGGCCTCGACGTGATCAAGGCGGCCATCCTCGGCGCCGAAAGCTTCGGTTTCGGTACCGCGCCGATGATCGCCCTGGGCTGCAAATACCTGCGTATCTGTCACCTGAACAACTGCGCCACCGGCGTCGCCACCCAGAACGACAAGCTGCGCAAGGATCACTACATCGGCACCGTCGACATGGTGGTGAATTTCTTCACCTACGTCGCCGAAGAAACCCGCGAGTGGCTGGCCAAGCTGGGTGTGCGCAGCCTCGGCGAGCTGATCGGGCGTACCGACCTGCTGGAAATGCTCCCCGGCGAAACCGAGAAGCAGAAACACCTGGACCTCAGCCCGTTGCTGGGCAGCCCACACGTGCCGGCCGACAAGCCGCAGTTCTGCGAAGTCGACCGCAACCCGCCGTTCGACAAGGGCGTGCTGGCCGAGAAGATGGTCGACATGGCCCTGCCGGCCATTCGCGACCTGTCGGGCGCGGAGTTCGAGCTGGACATCTGCAACTGCGACCGCTCCATCGGCGCGCGGATCTCCGGCGAAATCGCCCGTCTGCACGGCAACCAGGGCATGGCCAAGGCACCGATCACTTTCCGCTTCAAGGGCACTGCCGGGCAGAGCTTCGGGGTGTGGAACGCCGGTGGCCTGAACATGTACCTCGAAGGCGATGCCAACGACTACGTCGGCAAAGGCATGACCGGTGGCAAGCTGGTGATTGTGCCGCCTGCGGGCAGCCCGTTCGCCACCCAGCACAGCGCCATCATCGGTAACACCTGCCTGTATGGTGCCACGGGCGGCAAGCTGTTCGCCGCCGGTACCGCGGGCGAGCGCTTTGCCGTGCGCAACTCCGGTGCCCACGCGATTGTCGAGGGCACGGGCGATCACTGCTGTGAGTACATGACCGGTGGCTTTGTCTGCGTTCTGGGCAAGACCGGTTACAACTTCGGCTCGGGCATGACCGGTGGTTTTGCCTACGTGCTGGACATGGACAACAGCTTCGTCGACAAGCTCAACCACGAACTGGTCGAGATCCAGCGCATCAGTGGCGAGGCCATGGAGGCTTATCGCAGCCACCTGCAGCGCGTGCTGGCTGAATACGTCGAAGAAACCAACAGCGAATGGGGTCGTGAGCTCTGGGAAAACCTGGACGATTACGTGCGGCGCTTCTGGCTGGTCAAGCCGAAGGCGGCCAACCTGAAGAACCTGCTGTCCAGCACCCGTGCCAACCCGCAGTAG